A stretch of the Candidatus Binataceae bacterium genome encodes the following:
- a CDS encoding glycosyltransferase, with protein MAGLEEYRPIVGEGVVAELRLLGERLSGRSILNVNSTRVGGGVAEILNRLVPLLQEVGVDARWDVIRGTQEFFDLTKRMHNALHGKHDVFSAQDREIFNHATEQNLASLDLGADIVFIHDPQPAGLIRAKRDLSNKWIWRCHIDVSAPAPGAWEFIAPMVEKYDLSVFSAPQFSRELPIPEVLIAPSIDPLSDKNRELRDSEIEQVLKRIGIRSDKPIVTQVSRFDRFKDPMGVIDAFRLARERVDCQLILAGGGATDDPEGAQVLREARERASDDNDIHIVDLPPTSNVEINAIQRASTVVIQKSLKEGFGLTVSEALWKGKPVIAGAVGGIPLQITHKYSGILTHTVEGTAFWIKMLLSAPEFAAKLGENGREHVRNNFLLTRHMRDYLLAFLYLESPHESVVEL; from the coding sequence GTGGCCGGGCTTGAGGAGTACCGCCCCATCGTCGGCGAGGGCGTCGTCGCCGAGCTGAGACTCTTGGGCGAGCGCCTAAGCGGTCGGAGCATTCTGAACGTCAACTCGACCCGCGTCGGCGGTGGGGTCGCCGAGATTCTCAATCGGCTGGTACCGCTCCTCCAGGAAGTTGGGGTCGATGCGCGCTGGGACGTCATTCGTGGGACCCAGGAGTTCTTCGATCTCACCAAGCGCATGCACAATGCGCTCCACGGCAAGCACGACGTCTTCAGCGCGCAGGACCGCGAGATTTTCAATCACGCCACCGAGCAGAATCTTGCTTCGCTCGACCTGGGGGCGGACATCGTCTTCATTCACGACCCCCAGCCCGCGGGCCTGATTCGCGCCAAGCGTGACCTTTCCAACAAGTGGATCTGGCGATGCCATATCGACGTTTCGGCACCCGCCCCCGGGGCGTGGGAGTTTATCGCGCCCATGGTCGAAAAATACGACCTCAGTGTGTTTTCGGCGCCGCAGTTCAGCCGCGAGCTGCCGATCCCGGAGGTACTGATCGCACCCTCCATCGATCCGCTCTCGGACAAGAATCGGGAGCTGCGCGATTCGGAGATCGAACAGGTCCTCAAGCGAATTGGGATCCGCAGCGATAAGCCGATCGTCACCCAAGTTTCGCGCTTCGACCGCTTCAAGGACCCGATGGGGGTGATCGATGCATTCCGCCTGGCGCGTGAGCGCGTCGACTGTCAATTGATTCTGGCCGGGGGCGGCGCCACCGACGATCCCGAGGGCGCCCAGGTGCTCAGGGAGGCCCGAGAACGCGCGTCCGACGACAACGACATTCATATCGTCGATTTGCCGCCAACCTCCAATGTCGAGATCAATGCAATTCAGCGCGCGTCGACCGTAGTGATTCAAAAGTCGCTTAAAGAAGGCTTCGGCCTGACGGTTTCGGAAGCGCTCTGGAAGGGAAAGCCCGTGATTGCCGGGGCGGTGGGAGGTATTCCCCTCCAGATCACGCACAAATACTCAGGCATTCTGACCCACACGGTAGAAGGCACCGCGTTCTGGATCAAAATGCTGCTCTCGGCCCCGGAGTTCGCGGCCAAGCTCGGCGAGAACGGCCGCGAACACGTGCGTAACAACTTTCTGCTCACGCGTCACATGCGCGACTACCTGCTGGCGTTTCTCTATCTGGAAAGTCCGCATGAGAGCGTGGTCGAACTCTAG
- a CDS encoding amidohydrolase family protein: MPRIIDSDGHIVEPPALWKDYTESAYREQMIQIRRNRDGQDELFIMGENRSRPNLPVAASVIPGGLSDLKQARQLTWDDVPPGGFDPHARIKVMDAEGIDVAVLYPSMWLLYGDLTEPKLQAAACRAYNNWMADFCRAYPNRLYGVAPMPLLEVGEAVRELRRVVHELGYKAVFVRPNPFGGRRLNDRAYDPFWREAEELDVPVAVHSSFGTRMPTMGADRYHDPFFFHMVCHPFEQQAACMDVICGGVLARFPRLRVAFLESGIGWLGYWLDRMDSHYEKMHDYVPWMKKKATEYFIEQCYLTLDPEERTLAAMVSLGVEGNVLWGSDYPHFDCTFPGVLKQVREALGVLPETSRTKILTENAINFYRLG, encoded by the coding sequence ATGCCGCGAATAATCGATTCGGACGGTCACATCGTGGAGCCGCCCGCGCTCTGGAAGGATTACACCGAGTCTGCCTATCGGGAGCAGATGATCCAGATTCGCCGCAACCGGGACGGGCAGGACGAATTGTTCATCATGGGTGAAAACCGCAGCCGTCCAAACCTGCCGGTTGCGGCCTCGGTGATCCCCGGCGGACTGTCCGATCTGAAGCAGGCGCGCCAACTCACCTGGGACGATGTACCGCCCGGCGGCTTCGATCCGCACGCCCGCATCAAGGTCATGGACGCCGAGGGCATCGATGTCGCGGTTCTCTATCCTTCGATGTGGCTGCTTTACGGTGATTTAACCGAACCAAAACTACAGGCTGCGGCGTGCCGCGCCTACAACAACTGGATGGCCGACTTCTGCAGAGCCTACCCGAACCGGCTTTACGGCGTCGCCCCGATGCCGCTGCTGGAGGTTGGTGAAGCAGTGCGCGAGCTGCGTCGCGTGGTCCACGAGCTCGGCTACAAGGCGGTGTTCGTCAGACCCAATCCCTTCGGCGGACGTCGACTCAACGATCGCGCCTACGATCCCTTCTGGCGCGAGGCCGAGGAACTCGATGTTCCGGTCGCCGTCCACTCGAGCTTCGGTACCCGGATGCCGACCATGGGAGCCGACCGCTACCATGATCCGTTTTTTTTCCACATGGTCTGTCATCCCTTTGAACAGCAGGCCGCCTGCATGGACGTGATTTGCGGCGGGGTACTGGCGCGATTCCCGCGTCTTCGGGTCGCATTCCTCGAATCCGGAATCGGATGGCTCGGATATTGGCTGGATCGCATGGACAGCCACTACGAGAAGATGCACGACTACGTGCCGTGGATGAAAAAGAAAGCGACCGAGTATTTCATCGAGCAATGCTACCTGACCCTGGATCCCGAAGAGCGCACCCTCGCCGCGATGGTCTCGCTGGGCGTGGAAGGTAATGTGCTATGGGGATCGGACTATCCGCACTTCGATTGCACCTTTCCGGGCGTGCTGAAGCAGGTGCGCGAGGCGCTGGGGGTGCTGCCGGAGACCTCGCGCACGAAAATACTGACCGAGAACGCGATCAACTTCTACCGACTCGGCTGA
- a CDS encoding alpha/beta hydrolase: MPTFERNGVSLYYEEYGSGFPILLFAPGGMRSSIEFWSKSPFDPTKELAGDFRVIAMDQRNAGQSRAPFSASDGWHSYSGDHLALLDHLKIDRCHVMGGCIGGSYSLGAIQAAPNRISAAVLQNPIGLSPKNREMFYAMFDGWADALKPNHPEIDAAGLRAFRDRMYGTDFVFNVSRDFVRSVKTPLLILMGSDDYHPTPTSEEIALLAPNATLVREWKTPELIPQTVKRVCEFLKSHTPR; the protein is encoded by the coding sequence ATGCCAACATTCGAACGCAATGGAGTTTCGCTTTACTACGAAGAGTATGGCTCAGGCTTTCCGATCTTGCTGTTCGCGCCAGGCGGGATGCGGTCGAGCATCGAATTCTGGAGCAAGAGTCCATTCGATCCGACCAAAGAGCTGGCCGGGGATTTCCGGGTCATCGCGATGGATCAACGCAACGCCGGTCAGTCGCGGGCCCCATTCTCCGCTTCGGACGGGTGGCATAGCTACTCGGGTGATCATCTTGCGCTGCTCGACCATCTGAAGATTGATCGTTGCCACGTGATGGGCGGGTGTATCGGTGGTTCTTACAGCCTAGGGGCGATTCAGGCTGCGCCCAATCGAATCAGCGCGGCAGTGCTGCAGAACCCGATCGGGCTGTCGCCGAAGAATCGAGAGATGTTCTACGCCATGTTTGACGGATGGGCGGACGCGCTCAAACCGAACCATCCCGAGATTGACGCAGCGGGTCTGCGGGCGTTTCGCGATCGAATGTACGGAACCGACTTTGTCTTCAACGTTTCGCGCGACTTTGTGCGGTCGGTGAAGACGCCTTTGCTCATTCTGATGGGCAGTGACGATTATCATCCTACGCCGACCTCGGAAGAGATCGCCCTGCTGGCGCCCAACGCGACGCTGGTTCGTGAATGGAAGACTCCGGAGCTGATTCCGCAGACGGTGAAGCGGGTATGCGAGTTCTTGAAGTCGCACACCCCACGCTGA
- a CDS encoding efflux RND transporter permease subunit, whose translation MSIAELFIRRPVMTTLCSLAIVMFGFMAYRLLPVSDLPNVDFPTIQVNASLPGASPETMASSIATPLEKQFTTIAGLDSMTSTSILGSTSITLQFNLSRNIDAAAQDVQSAITATLSQLPPGMPSPPTFRKVNPADSPVLYLSLSSTIMPISQVDEYAETFLAERISMVSGVAQVQVYGSQKYAVRIQLDPKKLAARGIGIEEVAQAVQSANVNIPTGTLYGKQKAFTVETHGQLTSAAAYRPLVVAYRNGAPVRLEDLGQVLDSVQNDKSANWSSGEPAVVLAVQRQPGTNTVEVVDNVKKLLPMFNAQVPAAMHIDILGDRSETIRASVNDVQFTLLLTVALVVMVIFLFLRNLSATIIPSLALPMSIIGTFAVMWALNYSLDNLSLMAITLAVGFVVDDAIVMLENIVRHMEMGKDAYTAALDGAREIGFTILSMTVSLAAVFIPVLFMGGILGRLLHEFAVTIGAAILVSGFVSLTLTPMLCSRFLKPPKSEHHGHLYAVTERYFDATLDVYQRSLSWVMRHRPATMVVSGIILLVTLLLFYLIPKGFLPSEDNEELIIFTQAAQGISFDSMVKHQLAEVSLLKNNPNIRRFFAGVGVGGPGGSTNTGILFLHLKPRAERKLSVDQLIAKWRPLVNSVPGLRAFLSNPPPIQLGAQFTRSMYQMTLQSPDTASLYKYAPILEGKMHELKDLRGVNSDLQVENPQVTVDIDRDKAHVLGVSAQSIEDALYTAYGARQISTIYAPNNEYWVIMEVEPQYQLDPSTLSLLYVRSSSGDLVPLDTVVKFTRSLGPLQINHFGQLPSATISFDVAPGASLGKALNEVRRLAANTLPDTVTSSFQGTAQAFESSMGNLGMLLLMTILVIYLVLGILYESFIHPVTILSGLPSAGFGALLTLWLFGMELDLFAFVGVIMLVGLVKKNAIMMIDFALDAQRNEGKSPAEAIFEGAIIRFRPIMMTTAAALMGTLPIALGIGAGAESRRPLGVAVVGGLFFSQFLTLYITPVFYTYMEVFIERYHAWRTGEQYVPRAEPAAINGSESEADRRRLAS comes from the coding sequence GTGAGTATTGCCGAGCTGTTCATACGCCGGCCGGTGATGACGACGCTGTGTTCGCTGGCGATCGTAATGTTCGGCTTTATGGCCTACCGGCTGCTGCCGGTAAGCGATTTGCCGAACGTGGACTTTCCGACCATCCAGGTGAACGCATCGCTGCCGGGCGCCAGCCCAGAGACCATGGCGTCCTCCATAGCAACGCCTCTGGAGAAGCAGTTCACGACGATCGCCGGCCTCGATTCCATGACCTCGACCAGCATCCTGGGATCGACCTCGATTACCCTGCAATTCAATCTTTCACGCAACATCGATGCAGCCGCGCAGGACGTACAATCGGCGATAACCGCGACGCTTTCCCAATTGCCTCCGGGCATGCCGAGTCCGCCAACCTTCCGCAAGGTAAATCCAGCCGACTCTCCGGTTCTTTACCTGTCGCTCAGCTCGACCATCATGCCGATTTCACAGGTCGACGAGTACGCGGAAACGTTTTTAGCCGAGCGCATCTCGATGGTCAGCGGGGTGGCGCAGGTGCAGGTATACGGTTCGCAGAAGTACGCGGTGCGCATTCAGCTCGACCCCAAAAAACTGGCGGCGCGCGGAATCGGTATCGAGGAAGTCGCGCAAGCCGTCCAGAGCGCCAACGTCAACATCCCCACCGGCACGCTCTACGGCAAGCAGAAGGCCTTCACGGTTGAGACCCATGGTCAACTGACCAGCGCGGCGGCGTACCGACCCCTGGTGGTAGCGTATCGCAACGGCGCACCGGTCCGTCTCGAGGACCTCGGACAAGTGCTCGACAGCGTCCAGAACGACAAAAGCGCCAACTGGTCGAGCGGAGAGCCGGCGGTGGTGCTGGCGGTCCAGCGCCAGCCTGGAACCAACACGGTTGAGGTCGTCGACAACGTCAAGAAGCTGCTCCCGATGTTCAACGCCCAGGTCCCGGCGGCTATGCACATCGACATCCTGGGGGACCGCTCGGAAACGATTCGCGCATCGGTAAATGACGTCCAATTCACGCTGCTGCTGACGGTGGCGCTGGTGGTCATGGTCATCTTCCTGTTCCTGCGCAACCTGTCGGCCACCATTATCCCGAGCCTGGCGCTCCCCATGTCGATTATCGGCACTTTCGCGGTGATGTGGGCGCTGAACTATTCGCTCGACAATCTTTCCCTGATGGCGATCACGCTGGCGGTCGGCTTCGTGGTCGATGACGCGATCGTGATGCTGGAAAACATCGTGCGTCACATGGAGATGGGTAAGGACGCCTACACGGCGGCGCTCGATGGCGCGCGCGAGATCGGCTTCACGATCCTGTCGATGACGGTGTCGTTGGCGGCGGTGTTTATCCCGGTTTTGTTCATGGGCGGGATTTTGGGGCGGTTGCTGCACGAATTTGCGGTCACCATCGGCGCGGCGATCCTGGTATCGGGATTCGTGTCGCTGACGCTGACCCCGATGCTGTGCTCGCGCTTTCTCAAACCGCCGAAGAGTGAGCATCACGGCCACCTCTACGCCGTCACCGAGAGGTACTTCGATGCGACGCTCGACGTTTACCAGCGCAGCCTGTCCTGGGTCATGCGGCATCGGCCCGCAACGATGGTCGTTTCGGGCATCATCTTGCTGGTGACTCTGCTGCTTTTTTACCTGATTCCGAAGGGCTTTCTGCCGAGCGAGGATAACGAGGAACTAATCATCTTCACGCAGGCTGCGCAGGGCATTTCCTTCGACTCAATGGTCAAGCATCAACTCGCGGAGGTGAGCCTGCTCAAAAATAATCCCAACATCCGGCGCTTCTTCGCCGGAGTGGGAGTTGGCGGCCCCGGCGGTTCGACCAATACCGGAATTCTGTTTCTGCATTTGAAGCCGCGCGCGGAGCGCAAACTCTCGGTCGACCAGCTGATCGCCAAGTGGCGGCCACTGGTGAACTCGGTACCGGGGCTGCGCGCCTTTTTGTCGAACCCGCCGCCAATTCAGCTGGGCGCTCAATTCACCCGGTCGATGTACCAGATGACGCTGCAAAGCCCTGACACCGCCAGTCTGTACAAGTACGCGCCGATACTCGAAGGCAAAATGCATGAGCTCAAGGACTTGCGCGGGGTGAACAGCGACCTCCAAGTCGAGAATCCGCAAGTCACGGTCGACATCGATCGTGACAAGGCGCACGTGCTAGGAGTCTCGGCACAGTCGATTGAGGACGCGCTCTACACCGCTTACGGTGCGCGCCAGATTTCCACGATCTACGCGCCCAACAACGAGTACTGGGTGATCATGGAGGTGGAGCCGCAATATCAGCTCGATCCGTCCACGCTCTCGCTACTCTACGTGCGCTCCAGCAGTGGCGACCTGGTACCGCTCGACACCGTGGTCAAGTTCACGCGGTCGCTGGGGCCCTTACAAATCAATCACTTCGGACAGCTGCCTTCGGCGACCATTTCGTTTGACGTGGCGCCCGGCGCTTCTTTGGGCAAGGCGCTGAACGAAGTGCGGCGGCTTGCCGCGAACACCCTGCCAGACACGGTCACCTCGAGCTTCCAGGGGACCGCACAGGCCTTTGAAAGTTCGATGGGCAACCTCGGGATGCTGCTGCTGATGACGATCCTGGTCATCTACCTGGTGCTCGGCATCCTTTACGAAAGCTTTATCCATCCGGTCACGATTCTGTCCGGGCTCCCCTCGGCAGGCTTCGGGGCGCTGCTGACCCTCTGGCTATTCGGAATGGAGCTGGACCTGTTCGCATTCGTCGGCGTCATCATGCTGGTGGGCCTGGTGAAAAAGAACGCGATCATGATGATCGATTTCGCTCTCGACGCCCAACGTAACGAAGGCAAGAGCCCGGCTGAAGCGATCTTCGAGGGCGCCATCATCCGCTTTCGGCCGATCATGATGACCACGGCGGCGGCATTGATGGGTACCCTGCCGATCGCGCTGGGAATCGGCGCGGGAGCAGAGTCGCGCCGTCCGCTCGGCGTAGCGGTGGTGGGCGGACTCTTTTTCTCGCAGTTCCTTACCCTCTACATCACGCCAGTCTTCTACACTTACATGGAAGTGTTCATCGAACGGTACCACGCGTGGCGGACCGGCGAGCAGTACGTGCCGAGAGCAGAGCCCGCAGCGATCAACGGCAGCGAGAGCGAGGCCGACCGCCGACGGCTCGCCTCGTAG
- a CDS encoding efflux RND transporter periplasmic adaptor subunit — translation MKRRLSAGAVIALWLLATFSAAACSRGSGDQPFGTREAVPVLVATAEQKTVASHIHAIGRVEAYSTVEIKAQINGEVTEVHFKEGQDVKKGELLFTIDPRPFEAALLQAKAALAKDQAQLAQAAADERRYSLLLKESVGSPQQYDQAHAAAEAYRATIDADNAAVQTAQLNLAYTKISAPIDGRTGNLLVHPGNLVKANADTAMVVINQIKPVYVDFSIPEQRLPEVRRYMADRTLTVDTAIPGQQGVIERGNLSFVDNTVDAKTGTIELKGIFSNLDNKLWPGQFVDATLILDERPNTVLVPSQAIQTGLDGSYVFVVGKNMKVQPRPVVVGEAYDGETVVERGLKSGETVVTDGQLRLIPGASVTIKRGLVQGPGVAS, via the coding sequence TTGAAGCGGCGATTGTCAGCAGGCGCGGTAATCGCATTGTGGTTGCTCGCGACTTTTTCCGCAGCCGCGTGTTCGCGTGGGTCCGGGGACCAGCCATTTGGCACGCGTGAGGCCGTTCCGGTGCTGGTCGCCACCGCGGAACAGAAAACCGTGGCGAGCCACATTCACGCGATCGGACGGGTCGAAGCCTACTCGACCGTCGAGATCAAAGCCCAAATCAACGGCGAGGTCACCGAGGTCCACTTCAAGGAAGGGCAGGACGTAAAAAAGGGCGAGTTGCTGTTTACCATCGATCCGCGGCCGTTCGAGGCAGCGCTGCTGCAAGCCAAAGCCGCCCTGGCAAAAGATCAGGCGCAACTCGCGCAGGCCGCGGCCGATGAGCGGCGCTACAGCCTTCTCCTGAAGGAAAGCGTCGGCTCGCCGCAGCAGTACGACCAGGCCCACGCGGCGGCCGAGGCGTATCGCGCGACCATCGACGCCGACAATGCGGCGGTACAAACGGCGCAACTCAACCTCGCATACACGAAGATCAGCGCGCCAATCGATGGGCGCACCGGCAATCTGCTGGTTCATCCGGGAAATCTGGTAAAAGCGAACGCCGACACCGCGATGGTCGTGATTAATCAGATCAAACCGGTATACGTTGATTTTTCGATTCCAGAGCAGCGCCTGCCCGAAGTCCGCCGCTACATGGCGGACCGGACGTTGACCGTCGACACCGCCATTCCCGGACAACAAGGCGTCATCGAACGCGGGAACTTGAGCTTCGTGGACAACACCGTGGACGCCAAGACCGGCACGATCGAACTCAAGGGGATTTTTTCCAACCTCGACAACAAGCTGTGGCCCGGGCAATTCGTCGACGCCACGCTCATCCTCGATGAGCGGCCGAACACCGTGCTGGTTCCCTCGCAGGCGATTCAGACCGGTCTCGATGGGTCGTATGTGTTCGTGGTCGGCAAGAATATGAAGGTGCAACCCCGCCCAGTCGTGGTCGGCGAGGCCTACGATGGCGAGACGGTGGTCGAACGGGGACTCAAGTCCGGGGAGACGGTGGTGACCGACGGTCAGCTGCGCCTGATTCCCGGTGCCAGCGTTACCATCAAGCGCGGCTTGGTGCAGGGCCCCGGAGTGGCGTCGTGA
- a CDS encoding 2Fe-2S iron-sulfur cluster-binding protein — MNRPADEMAIAVRLRSSADVMAQAPSAGLRERFAARLRDVASRPDLVPIEFDGKKIVARRGGTLLGAALKSRTRLMHLCGARTLCATCRVRVTAGAENLAPMSPLERLSLRYHLSISSRTRLACQARVAGPVAVESVFPLCGELSE, encoded by the coding sequence ATGAACCGGCCAGCAGATGAAATGGCAATCGCCGTCCGGCTACGCAGCAGCGCGGACGTAATGGCGCAAGCACCCAGTGCCGGATTGCGCGAGCGCTTCGCGGCGCGATTGCGTGATGTGGCTTCGCGCCCGGACCTGGTGCCGATCGAATTCGATGGCAAGAAGATCGTCGCACGACGCGGAGGCACGCTGCTAGGGGCGGCATTGAAAAGCCGCACCCGGCTGATGCATCTGTGCGGGGCACGAACGTTGTGCGCGACCTGTCGTGTCAGGGTAACCGCAGGCGCCGAAAATCTGGCTCCCATGAGTCCCCTGGAGCGACTGTCGCTGCGCTATCATCTCTCCATCAGTTCACGGACGCGGCTTGCCTGCCAGGCGCGGGTTGCAGGACCGGTTGCGGTCGAATCGGTGTTCCCGCTCTGCGGGGAGCTCAGCGAGTAA
- a CDS encoding RNA polymerase sigma factor produces MATKDRESRREGSNVDLMANAPACAWLAVDESRPSPVDETLLLARLRRGDRDAAGEFYDRYAPRIHRFISRALGGFSSPPDADDLLQETFLALAEALPFFRGDAALFTFACAIAHRKTMSFLRTSARRARIVSTLEPAGSAADDPFSRDATLYRALAALKPQYRELLHLKYVEEATTAEIATVVAATEHAVESKLKRARDALRRKLQERP; encoded by the coding sequence ATGGCGACTAAAGATCGAGAATCGCGACGGGAGGGCAGCAACGTCGATCTAATGGCGAATGCGCCGGCATGTGCGTGGCTGGCTGTGGATGAATCCCGGCCATCGCCGGTCGACGAAACGCTCTTACTGGCGCGTCTGCGCCGCGGTGATCGCGACGCGGCGGGCGAATTCTACGACCGCTACGCGCCACGAATCCATCGCTTCATCTCGCGAGCGCTGGGCGGGTTTTCCTCGCCCCCGGATGCCGACGATCTGCTGCAGGAAACCTTTCTCGCCCTGGCCGAAGCTCTGCCTTTCTTTCGCGGCGACGCGGCGCTGTTCACCTTCGCTTGCGCGATCGCGCATCGGAAGACCATGTCGTTCCTGCGCACCAGCGCGCGCCGCGCGCGAATTGTTTCGACGCTCGAGCCCGCGGGTTCCGCCGCAGACGATCCGTTTTCGCGCGACGCAACTTTGTACCGTGCGCTGGCCGCGCTGAAGCCGCAGTATCGCGAGTTACTGCACCTCAAATACGTGGAAGAAGCGACTACCGCCGAAATCGCGACTGTCGTGGCGGCAACCGAACACGCGGTCGAGTCGAAACTCAAGCGCGCACGGGACGCGCTTAGAAGGAAATTGCAAGAACGACCATGA
- a CDS encoding amidohydrolase family protein encodes MQKPIISADSHITEPAGTYVDRIDHKYKDSAPRMVRDEKMGDVFIIKDFERPLMLGLTAAAGKSAKELAMGGVKFEDMHRGGWDPKARIADQDRDGVAAEIIYPTVGMLLCNHKDYDYKKACFDAYNLWIAEYCADNPTRLIGCGQTAMRSPQEGIEDLRKIKELGLKGVMMSGNPQVEDYDSPIYDDFYQAAIDLELPLSFHILTSRDDNFRSRGPRLNNFLAIIRGCQDIIGTFVLGGVFERHPKLKVVCVEADAGWVPHYMYRMDHAYDRHRYWLPAGTLSKMPSEYFYENVYTTFQDDWVAFKMKDMCNVRRLMWANDFPHSDSTWPWSQDLLRKHTANLSEQEKNYILHDNVSELYRLAI; translated from the coding sequence ATGCAAAAGCCGATTATTTCCGCAGATTCGCACATTACCGAGCCGGCCGGCACGTACGTGGATCGTATCGACCACAAGTACAAAGACTCCGCGCCGCGCATGGTTCGCGACGAGAAAATGGGTGACGTATTCATCATCAAGGATTTCGAGCGCCCATTGATGCTCGGGCTCACAGCGGCCGCAGGTAAAAGCGCCAAGGAACTGGCGATGGGCGGCGTTAAATTCGAGGACATGCACCGGGGTGGGTGGGACCCCAAGGCACGCATCGCCGACCAGGATCGCGATGGCGTGGCCGCAGAGATTATCTACCCCACGGTCGGGATGCTGCTCTGCAATCACAAGGACTACGACTACAAGAAAGCCTGCTTTGACGCTTACAATCTCTGGATCGCTGAATATTGCGCGGACAATCCGACCCGGCTCATCGGGTGTGGCCAGACCGCGATGCGCTCGCCGCAGGAGGGAATCGAAGACCTGCGCAAGATCAAGGAGTTGGGGCTCAAAGGCGTGATGATGTCCGGCAATCCGCAGGTCGAAGATTACGACAGCCCCATCTACGATGATTTTTACCAGGCCGCGATCGATCTCGAATTGCCGCTAAGCTTCCATATTCTCACCAGCCGCGACGACAACTTCCGCTCGCGCGGACCGCGCCTGAACAACTTCCTTGCGATTATCCGTGGCTGCCAGGACATTATTGGTACGTTCGTACTCGGCGGAGTGTTCGAGCGCCATCCGAAACTCAAAGTGGTGTGCGTGGAAGCCGACGCCGGATGGGTACCTCATTACATGTATCGAATGGATCATGCCTACGACCGGCATCGCTACTGGCTGCCGGCGGGAACCCTGAGCAAGATGCCGAGCGAGTACTTTTACGAGAACGTGTACACCACCTTCCAGGACGACTGGGTCGCATTCAAAATGAAAGATATGTGCAATGTCCGCCGCCTGATGTGGGCGAACGACTTCCCGCATAGCGACTCGACCTGGCCGTGGTCGCAGGACCTGCTGAGGAAGCACACCGCGAACCTGAGCGAGCAGGAAAAGAATTATATCCTGCATGACAACGTCTCGGAGCTGTACCGGCTGGCGATCTGA
- a CDS encoding methyltransferase domain-containing protein — protein MTEPVHSLFDRTAETYDRARRRLIPCFDELYRATVDALPFERDDLIEVLDLGAGTGLLSAFVAFSFSRARITMVDAAEQMLVQARERFALGGDRFRFEVADYSQGRITSRYDAILSALSLNHLPDEKKRMLFEQSYAGLRDGGIFVNADRVLGETPELETRLHTSWMRRTRELGVGERDLRQALERMEFDSAATVSDQLEWLRACGFREIGLQYRNLIFAVYSGMK, from the coding sequence ATGACCGAGCCCGTTCATAGCCTGTTCGACCGCACCGCCGAAACCTACGATCGCGCGCGGCGACGGCTGATTCCGTGCTTCGACGAGCTCTATCGCGCGACCGTCGATGCGCTGCCGTTTGAACGTGATGATCTCATCGAGGTGCTTGATCTCGGTGCGGGCACCGGCCTGTTGTCGGCGTTCGTGGCGTTTTCCTTTTCCCGGGCGCGGATCACGATGGTGGATGCGGCGGAGCAAATGTTGGTACAGGCGCGCGAACGGTTCGCGCTCGGTGGCGATCGCTTCCGGTTTGAAGTCGCCGACTATAGCCAGGGCCGCATCACCAGCCGCTATGATGCAATCCTGTCGGCGCTTTCGCTGAATCATCTACCCGACGAAAAAAAACGCATGCTCTTCGAGCAGTCCTACGCGGGCCTGCGTGACGGCGGAATTTTTGTCAACGCCGATCGCGTGCTCGGCGAGACGCCTGAGCTCGAAACGCGGCTCCATACATCATGGATGAGGCGCACGCGCGAACTCGGCGTTGGCGAGCGCGACCTGAGGCAGGCGCTGGAACGGATGGAATTCGACTCCGCCGCCACGGTTTCGGATCAGCTCGAATGGCTGCGCGCCTGCGGTTTCCGCGAAATCGGGCTCCAATATAGGAACCTGATCTTCGCGGTCTACTCCGGAATGAAGTAG